GCTGTTGTAAATAGCTAATATGATAAAAATAGTTCGTTACTAGCCAGATTTTTTAACGGATAAAAATTAAGAATTCGCTGCAAATTCGGTAAACTTGCCAACAAGTTGGCTTCAAACACACCGAGATTTGCTCGGCTCATTCTATTTAATTTTTATCCTAAAATCTGGAATGTAACTCTCTTATTTTTATCTACATTATCTGTGGTATTTGTAGCAGCTTTTTATTTATACATATTTAGAACTTCTTGATATTCCTTTTTTATTTCCTCTCTCAATGAGAGTGGCTCTAATATTTCTGCTTCTTTTAAAAAACCTCTAAAATATATCTTTGCTTGCTCTTCTGTTGTTTCAAAGAAAAATATATTCTTTTCATTTTTTAATATTTTAGGTCTATATTCAGTAAAAGTTTTTAACAAACTTTCTCCCAAAGTTGTCAGTTTTACCTTTATAGTTGTGGCCTTTCCTAAAAATGGGTCATACTTCTTCTTCATACTTTCTATGAATTTCTTATCTCTTTTTTTCATTTTTTCTGGCAATATAGCCACTATTTCTAATTCTTTTAATTTGTAGTTTTGATAGGAAGCTAATTTCTCTACATAACAAAATAAGAAATTTTCATTCCCTTTACCCTCTCTACGAATGAAAATTGGATCTATATCTATAATTTCGGAAAAATATTTTATTTTTAATTTATTTTCTTCTTTTATAGCATCTAATATAGATTTTAATTTATCTTCATAGATAAATAATTCTCTTTGATACTTAAATTTAGAACAATATATTTCAAACAAATCTCTAAAATATTCTGCTTCAATTTCAACTCCATTAGATTTCAAAATATCATAATATATTTCTTTATTATTAACATTTAAGTCAAATTGGATAATCTTTTTACGATTTCTTCCTTGGGCTTGAAGTAATTTTTCTGTTTCAATCTTTCTATTAAATTTTAATTTTTCTAAAATATAGTTACAAAATTTATTATTATTTATTCCAAAGTCTTCTTGGTCTATCTTCATAATATCCCAAACATCTTCTGGAACTGTAACTCTTATCTTTTTCAAAACTTCTCACCTCCATAGGAAAAAATTCATAATTTCATTTATTATATCACAAATTTAGATTTTTCAAACAAATAAAAAAAGCTATTTATGATAGCCACAATGAAGTTCAAAATTGATAGATTAAATAAAAACATTATAATATTTGTTTTTCTATTGATAAAATAAAATAAATATATTACACTTTATGTATAAAAATTATTCTTTAGGAGTTGACTTTTTAAGAAAAAGTTATTATAATTAAGTTAATAATAAAGATAATTATATATTATAATATATAATTATCTTAGGTGTTCCACTACCTTAAAATGAAGGAGTTTTAAATTCAGGTGTTGCACCACCTTTAAGTGAAGCAGTTTTAAATTCAAGGAGCTACCATTACACATGGTAGCTTTCTTTCAGTATGGAGGGGAATATGCCAAAAATTCAGTTATTTGAAGTAGATGATGGTTATATCCAATATTTACAACAATTTGATAATAAGGTATTAAATCATTATGGAACTAACTATGTAAAAAGCAGAAAGTATTTAGGGATTTTAATAAGTATAAATAATTGTGACTATGTAGCTCCATTATCTTCACCAAATCCAAAGACAGATTATGATAATGGGGTCATAAGAAAAAGTATTATTCCCATTATTAGAATTGTGAAATTAGGAAAAAAAGCTCAATTACTTGGGACAATAAAGTTAACTAGTATGATTCCTGTATATGATTCAACAGTATTAAGTTATTATGATGTTAATAATGAAACAGATATAAAATATAAAAATTTAGTGCTAGATGAGTTAAGATTTATATATGCTAATAAAAATAAAATATTTCATAATGCTAATAAATTGTATCAACAAAAAATTAATAATATGTCAATGGGATATATAAAAAATACAGTGGATTTTCAATTATTAGAAGAAAAATCAAAATTATACAAAAAACCTTAAAATATATAAAAGGAGATTTTAAAAAATTATACATTGATTAAACCCTATTAAATAGGGTTTTTGTTTTTTACATTACATCTGAATAAGTTGCTTTCTTTTGGAAGATTTCCATTAAGGTATCTTGTGTTAATTCTTCTTTTTCTTTTCCCTTTATATCTAAAATAATTTCTCCATTATGAAGCATTATTAAACGATTTCCATATCTTATAGCATCTTGTAAATTATGAGTTATCATAAGAGTAGGAATTTCAGATTTTTTAACTATTTCTTCTGTCTTATCCATAATTATTTTTGAAGTCTTAGGGTCCAAGGCAGCAGTATGTTCATCAAGCAATAAAACTTTTGGTTGATTTAAAGTTGCCATTATAAGAGCAAGACATTGTCTTTGTCCACCTGAAAGATATTGTACTTCTGTATCTAATAAATTTTCTAATCCCAAATCTAACTCTTTTAATAAATTTCTATAATATTCTTTTCTTGAATAATTTAATCCCAAAGTAAAATTAAATTTTTTTCCTTTGTTATCTGCCATAGATAGATTTTCAAATATAGTCATAGAAGGAGCTGTTCCCATTGCAGGATTTTGATAAACTTTAGATATAAACTCTCCTCTTTTATACTTAGCTAAATTATTTATATTTTTCCCATCAACTTCTATATATCCATCATCTAAATCTATGTTTCCACTTATGCTATTAAGTAAAGTAGTTTTTCCAGCACCATTACTTCC
This Fusobacterium simiae DNA region includes the following protein-coding sequences:
- a CDS encoding WYL domain-containing protein; protein product: MKKIRVTVPEDVWDIMKIDQEDFGINNNKFCNYILEKLKFNRKIETEKLLQAQGRNRKKIIQFDLNVNNKEIYYDILKSNGVEIEAEYFRDLFEIYCSKFKYQRELFIYEDKLKSILDAIKEENKLKIKYFSEIIDIDPIFIRREGKGNENFLFCYVEKLASYQNYKLKELEIVAILPEKMKKRDKKFIESMKKKYDPFLGKATTIKVKLTTLGESLLKTFTEYRPKILKNEKNIFFFETTEEQAKIYFRGFLKEAEILEPLSLREEIKKEYQEVLNMYK
- a CDS encoding type III toxin-antitoxin system ToxN/AbiQ family toxin; the encoded protein is MPKIQLFEVDDGYIQYLQQFDNKVLNHYGTNYVKSRKYLGILISINNCDYVAPLSSPNPKTDYDNGVIRKSIIPIIRIVKLGKKAQLLGTIKLTSMIPVYDSTVLSYYDVNNETDIKYKNLVLDELRFIYANKNKIFHNANKLYQQKINNMSMGYIKNTVDFQLLEEKSKLYKKP
- a CDS encoding ABC transporter ATP-binding protein, giving the protein MINISNIKKTFHSGLGEEKPIFNGLNLEINQGDFISVIGSNGAGKTTLLNSISGNIDLDDGYIEVDGKNINNLAKYKRGEFISKVYQNPAMGTAPSMTIFENLSMADNKGKKFNFTLGLNYSRKEYYRNLLKELDLGLENLLDTEVQYLSGGQRQCLALIMATLNQPKVLLLDEHTAALDPKTSKIIMDKTEEIVKKSEIPTLMITHNLQDAIRYGNRLIMLHNGEIILDIKGKEKEELTQDTLMEIFQKKATYSDVM